One stretch of Planctomicrobium piriforme DNA includes these proteins:
- a CDS encoding cadherin domain-containing protein → MTRRAASAEQFEQRVLLSGTTQLASVNTAGVVGDQPSYSPAISADGRFVAFYGYATNMGVDNPNLLAQIYVRDLQTGVTTVASTDSNGNPPDHYGALYPSLSGDGRYVIFVSNATNLVPDDTNGVSDVFMKDMQTGITTRVSVDSAGNQSNAYSVQATISDDGRFVAFFSAANNLVSGDVNNAGDIFVHDLVTGETRLVSTASDGSAGNFESVEPTLSGDGRLVAFRSTANNLVPGDTNAVPDVFVKDLQTGVTTRVSVSSAGVQSNNLSQTPTLSGDGRSVVFYSYSDILVPGDTNSAADIFVRDLVTGETTRVSVSSTGEQGFGGSYLADISTDGRYVSFQSDSSNLVNGDVNGTSDVFVHDRQTGITQRISVMNDGHGNRYGSLLAAISGDGHSVVHFSYERALEQGGDSFHRQIFVFTEHAPASIALSNATIPENRQVGATIGKLSATDPDPRERLTFSLVSGPGSTDNASFALVGSQLITTASFDYETKNSYSIRVRVTDSVGLTYEQTFEISVTDVNERPVIAGFDTPVTYPVGHAPLLLDSNVTVADPDSADFAGGRLTAKLTQNAESSDLLSIKTFGGVTLSGSDVLVGGIVVGTFSGGSGWSALAIELNSNATRARVQTLLRAIAFSSSSSTPSNLPRTVEVKVTDGDGGVSAPVTKTISI, encoded by the coding sequence ATGACCAGACGGGCCGCTTCCGCCGAGCAGTTCGAGCAGCGGGTGTTGCTGTCGGGGACGACACAACTGGCTTCGGTCAACACGGCGGGCGTTGTCGGCGATCAGCCATCCTACAGCCCGGCCATCAGCGCCGACGGCCGGTTTGTGGCCTTCTATGGTTATGCCACGAATATGGGGGTGGACAATCCAAACCTGTTGGCGCAAATCTACGTCCGTGATCTGCAGACAGGCGTGACCACTGTCGCGAGCACAGATTCCAATGGAAATCCACCAGACCATTACGGGGCGCTGTATCCTTCGCTCAGCGGCGATGGCCGCTATGTGATCTTCGTCAGCAACGCGACCAATCTCGTGCCTGACGACACCAACGGCGTCTCGGACGTGTTCATGAAGGACATGCAGACCGGAATCACTACCCGGGTCAGCGTGGACAGCGCAGGCAACCAGTCGAATGCCTATTCGGTCCAGGCGACGATCAGTGATGATGGACGGTTTGTGGCGTTCTTCAGTGCAGCCAACAATCTGGTCAGCGGAGATGTCAATAACGCAGGCGACATCTTCGTGCATGATCTGGTCACCGGCGAGACGCGCCTGGTGAGCACCGCTTCCGACGGAAGTGCCGGGAACTTCGAGTCAGTGGAGCCGACGCTCAGCGGCGATGGGCGATTGGTGGCGTTTCGCAGTACCGCGAATAACCTTGTGCCTGGCGATACCAACGCCGTCCCGGACGTCTTTGTGAAAGACCTGCAAACAGGCGTCACGACCCGCGTCAGCGTCAGTTCCGCAGGTGTCCAATCGAACAATCTCTCGCAGACGCCAACGCTCAGCGGTGATGGCCGCAGCGTCGTTTTTTACAGCTACAGCGACATTCTGGTCCCTGGCGATACGAATTCCGCAGCCGATATCTTCGTGCGTGACCTCGTCACCGGCGAGACGACTCGCGTCAGCGTCAGCAGTACTGGCGAGCAAGGTTTTGGAGGGTCGTATCTTGCTGACATCAGCACGGATGGCCGCTATGTGTCGTTTCAGAGCGACTCCAGCAACCTGGTGAATGGGGACGTGAACGGGACATCTGACGTGTTCGTGCATGACCGCCAGACCGGAATCACCCAGCGCATCAGCGTGATGAACGATGGTCACGGGAATCGCTACGGCTCCCTATTGGCGGCGATCAGCGGCGACGGCCACAGCGTGGTTCATTTCAGCTACGAGCGGGCGCTCGAGCAAGGTGGCGATAGTTTCCATCGACAGATTTTTGTGTTCACGGAGCATGCTCCGGCGTCGATCGCGCTCTCCAACGCGACAATTCCAGAGAATCGGCAAGTCGGCGCGACCATTGGCAAGCTCAGCGCGACCGATCCTGATCCTCGCGAACGGCTCACCTTCTCGCTCGTCTCTGGTCCGGGCAGTACCGACAACGCCAGCTTCGCCCTCGTCGGCAGCCAGCTCATCACGACGGCCTCGTTCGATTACGAGACTAAGAACAGCTATTCGATCCGAGTGCGCGTCACCGACTCTGTGGGCTTGACCTACGAGCAGACGTTTGAAATTAGCGTTACCGACGTCAACGAGCGGCCTGTGATTGCAGGGTTTGACACTCCGGTAACCTACCCCGTGGGACATGCCCCGTTGCTGCTGGACAGCAACGTGACCGTCGCTGACCCGGACTCAGCCGACTTCGCAGGTGGCCGACTCACGGCGAAGCTGACTCAAAATGCCGAGAGCTCCGACTTGCTGTCGATCAAGACCTTTGGCGGCGTCACCCTCAGCGGCAGCGACGTGCTGGTGGGCGGCATCGTTGTCGGCACCTTCTCGGGCGGCAGCGGCTGGTCGGCGCTGGCGATTGAACTCAACAGCAACGCCACTCGTGCCCGAGTGCAGACGCTGCTGAGAGCGATTGCCTTCAGCAGTTCCTCCAGCACGCCGTCCAACCTGCCGCGAACCGTGGAGGTGAAGGTCACTGACGGCGACGGCGGCGTCAGCGCCCCGGTGACGAAGACCATTTCGATTTAG